In the Persephonella sp. genome, GGGGGAGGAGTAGTTGCCCTCAGAAAAATAGAAAAACTCCTTCCTTTTGAGCCTGATATTAAGGTAATTTCAAAGGAGTTCCACCCTGATACTATGAAACTGATCAAAGAAAAAAATATTCCTTATGAAAAAAGAAAGTTTATGTTCTCAGATCTTGAAGGTCAGAAAATAGTTATAGTCGCTGTTGACGATATAGATCTTCAAAAGCAGATTTTTGAAAAAACAAGAGGAAAAAATATACTTGTTAACTCTGTTGATAGCCCTGATTACTGCGACTTTATATTTCCTGCTTATGTTAAAAAAG is a window encoding:
- a CDS encoding bifunctional precorrin-2 dehydrogenase/sirohydrochlorin ferrochelatase, whose translation is MALFPMFVDIKGQKVLIVGGGVVALRKIEKLLPFEPDIKVISKEFHPDTMKLIKEKNIPYEKRKFMFSDLEGQKIVIVAVDDIDLQKQIFEKTRGKNILVNSVDSPDYCDFIFPAYVKKGDIVIGITTSGKLPGLSAKLRKNIEKTLPENLEDIFNQIKKIREELPKGEERQKKILQLIDQLFER